The following proteins come from a genomic window of Solwaraspora sp. WMMA2065:
- a CDS encoding VOC family protein, which produces MSDTLAAADGRHTSNGTPHGVTSLTPFLAIPDARGAIAFYRDVFGARVVDVTEMGGAVVHAVLDFGNGQLQLGEPSPAYGLVAPPAGDEDCYSIGLYCPDVDATLARAVAAGATVREPAATFVSGDRFASIRDPYGVRWSIMTRVEDLSESESARRVAEWAAQQG; this is translated from the coding sequence ATGTCCGACACTCTCGCGGCCGCCGACGGCCGGCACACCAGCAACGGTACGCCGCACGGCGTCACCAGCCTCACCCCGTTCCTGGCCATTCCGGACGCGCGCGGCGCGATCGCCTTCTACCGGGACGTGTTCGGCGCCCGGGTGGTGGACGTGACCGAGATGGGCGGCGCCGTGGTGCACGCGGTGCTCGACTTCGGCAACGGCCAGCTGCAGCTCGGCGAGCCGTCCCCGGCGTACGGCCTGGTCGCCCCGCCCGCCGGCGACGAGGACTGCTACTCGATCGGCCTGTACTGCCCGGACGTCGACGCGACGCTGGCCCGCGCGGTCGCGGCCGGCGCGACGGTACGCGAGCCGGCGGCGACCTTCGTCTCCGGTGACCGGTTCGCCAGCATCCGCGACCCGTACGGGGTGCGCTGGTCGATCATGACCCGGGTCGAGGACCTGTCCGAGTCCGAGAGCGCCCGCCGGGTCGCCGAGTGGGCCGCTCAGCAGGGCTGA
- a CDS encoding helix-turn-helix transcriptional regulator, with protein MPTFARLPPPEPVASLVRWFWIPEWRIAPGRTSRQQILSFPACNLVVGPDGVELAGPTTRVSSRDLTGTGWAVGALLRPAAVPHFTSDPAALRDASRLLDLPDLQLPVVGAMTGAVDAPQRHAGAVAAFVDWLSATVGPPGPEALLANTLAELVDTDHSVLRVEDVAARLHVSTRTVQRLARRHVGLPPLTMIRRRRLQEAAHLLRTEPGTDLAGLAAQLGYADQAHLANEFRTVLDFTPSAYRGEGRR; from the coding sequence CTGCCGACCTTCGCCCGGCTGCCACCGCCGGAGCCGGTCGCGTCACTGGTCCGCTGGTTCTGGATCCCCGAGTGGCGGATCGCGCCGGGCCGTACCTCCCGGCAGCAGATCCTCTCGTTTCCCGCCTGCAACCTGGTAGTCGGCCCGGACGGGGTGGAGCTGGCCGGTCCGACGACCCGGGTCTCGTCCCGGGACCTGACCGGCACCGGCTGGGCGGTCGGGGCACTGCTGCGCCCGGCGGCGGTGCCGCACTTCACCTCGGACCCTGCCGCGCTGCGGGACGCCTCCCGGCTGCTGGACCTGCCCGACCTGCAGTTGCCGGTGGTCGGGGCGATGACTGGTGCCGTTGACGCGCCGCAGCGGCACGCTGGTGCGGTGGCGGCGTTCGTCGACTGGTTGAGCGCCACGGTCGGGCCGCCTGGCCCGGAGGCGCTGCTGGCCAACACCCTGGCGGAGCTCGTCGACACCGACCACTCGGTGCTGCGGGTCGAGGACGTCGCCGCCCGGCTGCACGTGTCGACCCGCACGGTGCAGCGGTTGGCCCGCCGCCACGTCGGCCTGCCGCCGTTGACGATGATCCGCCGACGCCGGCTGCAGGAAGCGGCGCACCTGCTGCGGACCGAACCGGGCACCGACCTCGCCGGTCTGGCTGCCCAACTGGGCTACGCCGACCAGGCCCACCTGGCCAACGAGTTCCGTACGGTGCTCGACTTCACGCCGAGTGCGTACCGGGGCGAAGGCCGGCGATGA
- a CDS encoding TetR/AcrR family transcriptional regulator has product MVDTDGDSSRSEGPEGSTAGPERPKAEPDRPRRQRADARRNEQALLDAAAAAFIASGVDVPVRDIATRAGVGVGTIYRHFPTRSDLIVAVFRHQVEACADAGPTLLAESATAHAALARWVDLFVDFLITKHGLAGALQSDAAAFQTLHEYFLGRLVPVCTELLDAAVTAGEIRPDIDAYQLMRGVGNLCVGADTDPRYDARRLVNLLIAGLRPGTHSA; this is encoded by the coding sequence ATGGTCGACACCGACGGCGACAGCAGCAGGTCGGAGGGACCGGAGGGGTCAACAGCCGGACCGGAGCGACCGAAAGCCGAGCCGGACCGGCCGCGCCGGCAGCGGGCCGACGCCCGGCGCAACGAGCAGGCCCTGCTGGACGCGGCGGCGGCGGCGTTCATCGCATCCGGCGTCGACGTCCCGGTACGCGACATCGCCACCCGGGCCGGCGTCGGTGTCGGCACGATCTACCGCCACTTCCCCACCCGGTCCGATCTGATCGTCGCGGTCTTCCGACACCAGGTCGAAGCCTGCGCCGACGCCGGCCCGACCCTGCTGGCGGAGAGCGCCACCGCGCACGCCGCCCTGGCCCGTTGGGTCGACCTCTTCGTCGACTTCCTGATCACCAAGCACGGTCTCGCCGGGGCGTTGCAGTCCGACGCCGCCGCCTTCCAGACGCTGCACGAGTACTTCCTCGGCCGGCTGGTCCCGGTGTGCACCGAGCTGCTCGACGCCGCCGTCACGGCCGGCGAGATCCGTCCCGACATCGACGCCTACCAACTGATGCGCGGGGTCGGCAATCTCTGCGTCGGCGCCGACACCGACCCCCGCTACGACGCCCGCCGCCTGGTCAACCTGCTCATCGCCGGCCTTCGCCCCGGTACGCACTCGGCGTGA
- a CDS encoding aldo/keto reductase translates to MQYRTLGRTGVQASTLALGAMNFGAIGDTSQDEATAIVDAALDAGINLIDTADWYSHGQSEEILGKAIAGRRDDIVLATKANMPMSDERNHQGSSRRWLVTALDDSLRRLGVDHVDLYQIHRWDPATSDEETLSALTDLQRAGKIRYFGSSTFPAYRIVQAQWAAREHRTSRYVTEQPGYSILQRGIEAHVLPVTQEYGMGVLAWSPLASGWLSGAIRADREISTSRSGKMPQRYDLDIPTNRAKLDAVEKLAAVADAAGLTMIQLALGFVTAHPGVTSAIIGPRTIDHLHSQLAAADTVLTADVLDAVDAIVAPGVDLAPHEKHDAPPALLDPALRRR, encoded by the coding sequence ATGCAGTACCGCACCCTCGGCCGCACCGGCGTGCAGGCCAGCACCCTCGCCCTCGGCGCGATGAACTTCGGCGCGATCGGCGACACCAGCCAGGACGAGGCCACCGCCATCGTCGACGCCGCGCTCGACGCCGGGATCAACCTCATCGACACGGCCGACTGGTACAGCCATGGCCAGTCGGAGGAGATTCTCGGCAAGGCCATCGCCGGCCGCCGCGACGACATCGTGCTCGCCACCAAGGCCAACATGCCGATGAGCGACGAACGCAACCACCAGGGCAGCTCCCGCCGCTGGCTGGTCACCGCCCTGGACGACAGCCTGCGCCGGCTCGGCGTCGACCACGTCGACCTCTATCAGATCCACCGCTGGGACCCGGCGACCAGCGATGAGGAGACCCTGTCCGCGCTGACCGATCTGCAACGGGCCGGCAAGATCCGCTACTTCGGCTCGTCGACCTTCCCCGCCTACCGGATCGTCCAGGCCCAGTGGGCCGCCCGGGAACACCGGACCAGCCGGTACGTGACCGAGCAGCCCGGGTACTCGATCCTGCAACGCGGCATCGAGGCCCACGTCCTGCCGGTGACCCAGGAGTACGGCATGGGGGTGCTCGCCTGGAGCCCGCTCGCCTCCGGCTGGCTGTCCGGCGCGATCCGCGCCGACCGGGAGATCAGCACCAGCCGGTCCGGCAAGATGCCGCAGCGGTACGACCTGGACATCCCCACCAATCGGGCCAAGCTCGACGCGGTCGAGAAACTGGCCGCCGTCGCTGACGCCGCCGGCCTGACGATGATCCAACTCGCGCTCGGCTTCGTCACCGCACACCCTGGGGTGACCAGCGCGATCATCGGCCCGCGCACGATCGACCACCTGCATTCGCAGTTGGCTGCCGCAGACACCGTGCTGACCGCCGACGTGCTCGACGCCGTCGACGCGATCGTCGCCCCCGGTGTCGACCTGGCTCCGCATGAGAAGCACGACGCCCCGCCCGCTCTGCTCGACCCGGCGCTCCGCCGCCGCTGA
- a CDS encoding LLM class flavin-dependent oxidoreductase: protein MPARGPVTRRLWTEAEPFDFHGTHHRLAGAYGSPKPVQRPYPPILIGGRSAALLRVVAAHADLWNIPGGDIADAASRSALLDRYCAEIGRDPATITRSIHLPVSYDQPGATRAAVSAAVDAGFGHIVLGLSTPYPPDVARWVADEFIISTPS, encoded by the coding sequence GTGCCGGCTCGCGGCCCGGTCACCCGCCGGCTGTGGACCGAGGCCGAACCGTTCGACTTCCACGGCACCCACCACCGCCTGGCCGGGGCGTACGGCAGCCCGAAGCCGGTGCAGCGCCCGTACCCGCCGATCCTGATCGGCGGACGGTCGGCGGCCCTGCTGCGGGTGGTCGCCGCGCACGCCGACCTGTGGAACATCCCCGGCGGTGACATCGCCGACGCGGCCAGCCGTAGCGCGCTGCTGGACCGCTACTGCGCCGAGATCGGCCGCGACCCGGCGACCATCACCCGCTCCATCCACCTGCCGGTCTCCTACGACCAGCCCGGCGCCACCCGGGCCGCCGTCAGCGCGGCGGTCGACGCCGGCTTCGGGCACATAGTCCTCGGCCTCTCGACGCCCTACCCACCCGACGTGGCCCGCTGGGTCGCCGACGAGTTCATCATCAGTACGCCGTCCTGA
- a CDS encoding zinc ribbon domain-containing protein — protein sequence MWTAGSRRPDCAPDCGALAVRMPLAVRSWTCRCGQAHDRDVDAARNILAEGLSVTACGGGVRPHRESSSRTGRSSAKQEPLGRPRESLFLQGGEEVKPDLGGPVVNPVGS from the coding sequence TTGTGGACCGCTGGTTCCCGTCGACCCGACTGTGCTCCGGACTGCGGCGCCCTGGCCGTCCGGATGCCGTTGGCCGTCCGGTCGTGGACCTGCCGGTGCGGGCAGGCCCACGACCGGGACGTCGACGCGGCCCGCAACATCCTCGCGGAGGGGCTCTCCGTGACTGCCTGTGGAGGCGGTGTAAGACCTCACCGGGAGTCCTCCTCTCGGACGGGGCGGTCGTCGGCGAAGCAGGAACCCCTGGGGCGACCCAGGGAATCCCTGTTCCTTCAGGGCGGGGAGGAAGTCAAGCCGGACCTGGGTGGCCCAGTGGTCAATCCGGTAGGTTCTTGA
- a CDS encoding tartrate dehydrogenase: MSNQHHFRIAVIPADGVGREVVAAGRDVLDALEGRSGGRFGFQWAEFPWGSDYYAEHGIMMPEDGLDTLRDFDAIYFGAVGWPTVPDHISLWGLRLRICQGFDHWANVRPVTFLPGVTSPLRKADTVELDWVVVRENTEGEYAGLGGRNLSARGAGGEVAVQSALFTEVGCERIMRFAFDLALTRTRKKVASVTKSNAQQYGMVLWDDTFRRVAADYPDVETESVLVDAMAAKFVLHPEDLSVVVASNLNADILSDLGSALAGSLGLAPSANLNPERRYPSMFEPVHGSAPDIAGMGICNPIGAIGSAAMMLTHLGLPDEARKINAAIEATTAQGLLTRDIGGSASTKAVTEAIIKNLPD, from the coding sequence ATGAGCAATCAGCACCACTTCCGTATCGCCGTCATTCCCGCCGACGGCGTCGGTCGGGAGGTAGTCGCCGCTGGACGGGACGTACTTGACGCACTGGAAGGGCGCTCCGGTGGTCGTTTCGGATTCCAGTGGGCGGAGTTCCCGTGGGGTTCGGACTACTATGCCGAGCACGGGATCATGATGCCTGAGGACGGTCTGGACACGTTGCGCGACTTCGACGCCATCTATTTCGGTGCCGTTGGGTGGCCCACGGTGCCTGACCACATCAGCCTGTGGGGTCTTCGCCTGCGCATCTGTCAGGGATTCGACCATTGGGCGAACGTCCGGCCGGTGACTTTCCTGCCAGGCGTCACCAGCCCACTACGGAAGGCTGACACCGTAGAGCTCGACTGGGTCGTCGTCCGCGAGAACACCGAAGGCGAATACGCCGGCCTCGGCGGACGCAACCTCTCCGCCCGCGGTGCGGGCGGAGAGGTTGCCGTCCAGTCCGCCCTGTTCACCGAGGTCGGCTGCGAACGAATCATGCGGTTCGCGTTCGACCTCGCTCTGACCAGGACCCGCAAGAAGGTGGCCAGCGTCACCAAGAGTAACGCCCAGCAGTACGGTATGGTCCTCTGGGACGACACGTTCCGGCGGGTCGCCGCAGACTATCCGGACGTCGAAACGGAAAGCGTCCTTGTGGACGCGATGGCGGCCAAGTTCGTCCTACACCCGGAGGATCTCTCGGTCGTCGTCGCATCCAATCTCAACGCGGACATCCTTTCCGACCTCGGCAGCGCTCTCGCGGGTAGCCTCGGCCTCGCCCCGAGTGCGAATCTGAATCCGGAACGGCGGTACCCGAGCATGTTCGAGCCGGTTCACGGGTCCGCGCCCGACATCGCCGGGATGGGAATCTGCAATCCCATCGGCGCCATTGGCAGCGCAGCGATGATGCTGACCCATCTCGGCCTGCCCGACGAGGCCAGGAAGATAAACGCCGCGATCGAGGCAACCACGGCACAAGGGCTGCTGACGCGGGATATCGGCGGCAGCGCCAGCACCAAGGCTGTCACCGAAGCCATCATCAAGAACCTACCGGATTGA
- a CDS encoding glycerate kinase: MPTTRTTCLVAPDKFKGSLDATNVALALRAGLRAVRPGVQVDCRPMADGGDGTVALLSDVGFDLVPVEVDGPTGQTVRTSYAVRGEVAVVELADACGLSQLPDGVPAPLDASSYGLGQVIVAAVRSGCRHLVIGLGGSASTDGGAGLLQALGARVLDRDQQNIPRGGRRLAEVASVDLNPVHDLLRGVSVTVAADVDNPLLGSRGAAATYGPQKGADPAQVNLLEQALSRFATAVGQAAGAGLAAAPGAGAAGGVGFAALALGATIRRGIEVFLDLTDFATALTSARLVVTGEGRLDQQSLAGKTPVGVAAAAHAAGVPVVAVAGQSTLDAADLAAAGFAGAYPLTSIDPDLDRCQSNAAELLTDIGRRIALDHLTG, encoded by the coding sequence ATGCCCACCACCAGGACGACGTGTCTCGTGGCACCGGACAAGTTCAAGGGGTCACTCGACGCGACGAACGTCGCTCTGGCGCTGCGTGCCGGGCTACGGGCCGTCCGACCCGGCGTCCAGGTCGACTGCCGCCCGATGGCCGATGGCGGCGACGGCACCGTCGCGCTCCTGTCAGATGTCGGCTTCGACCTGGTTCCGGTGGAGGTCGACGGACCGACCGGCCAGACCGTACGAACGAGTTACGCGGTCCGCGGCGAGGTGGCGGTCGTCGAGCTCGCCGACGCGTGCGGGCTCAGCCAGCTACCCGACGGCGTTCCCGCCCCCTTGGACGCCTCGTCGTACGGACTCGGGCAGGTCATCGTCGCAGCGGTCCGCAGCGGCTGCCGTCACCTCGTCATCGGCCTGGGTGGCAGCGCCAGCACCGATGGTGGAGCCGGCCTGCTGCAGGCGCTGGGCGCCCGGGTGCTCGACCGCGATCAGCAGAACATTCCGCGCGGCGGTCGCCGGCTCGCCGAGGTAGCCTCCGTCGACCTGAATCCCGTGCACGACCTGTTGCGTGGCGTCTCGGTGACGGTGGCCGCCGACGTTGACAATCCCCTGCTTGGTAGCCGAGGCGCGGCCGCCACGTACGGACCGCAGAAGGGTGCCGACCCCGCGCAGGTCAACCTGCTTGAGCAGGCTCTGAGCCGGTTCGCCACAGCAGTCGGACAGGCAGCCGGTGCGGGGCTGGCCGCAGCGCCCGGGGCTGGGGCCGCCGGCGGCGTCGGATTCGCCGCCCTGGCACTCGGTGCGACCATTCGCCGGGGTATCGAGGTCTTCCTGGACCTGACCGACTTCGCCACGGCCCTGACCAGCGCCCGTCTGGTGGTCACCGGAGAGGGGCGCCTCGATCAGCAGAGCCTGGCCGGAAAGACTCCGGTGGGGGTTGCGGCAGCGGCGCACGCCGCAGGTGTGCCGGTCGTCGCGGTGGCCGGCCAGTCGACGCTCGATGCGGCCGACCTCGCTGCCGCCGGCTTTGCCGGTGCCTACCCGCTCACCAGTATCGACCCCGACCTCGACCGATGCCAGTCGAATGCCGCTGAGCTGCTCACCGATATCGGACGACGGATAGCCCTGGACCATCTCACCGGTTGA
- a CDS encoding LysR family transcriptional regulator, translated as MDARQLRYFLAVVDAEGFGKAAEKLYIAQPSLSQAIAGLERELGVALFHRVGRGVVLSDAGKQLIGPARQVIRDLATAQATIDAIKGVARGRVEVTSMPSAGIEPLAPIMQRFAAAHPDVTVSVNAAFVPDEVIDAVRTGAVEIGLLGAPDIVRVAELDVVPLENQPLMLFTAPGGPFHGRDHVTADDFDGHRLIASQPGSLMRQLVDHILAQGSQARLVAEVAHRTSILPLVLAGVADAILPAAWKDLAIRAGADVLPIRPTAYLRIVLVSRRTQLTPAARAFIDIARRYRDERLDQPAA; from the coding sequence ATGGACGCCCGCCAGCTCCGATACTTCCTCGCAGTCGTCGACGCTGAAGGCTTCGGCAAGGCAGCCGAGAAGCTCTACATCGCGCAACCGTCACTGTCACAGGCCATCGCCGGACTGGAGCGCGAGCTGGGCGTCGCGCTGTTCCACCGGGTCGGACGCGGCGTGGTGCTCAGTGACGCCGGCAAGCAGCTGATCGGTCCGGCCCGGCAGGTCATCCGCGACCTGGCGACCGCACAGGCCACCATCGACGCCATCAAGGGGGTGGCCCGAGGCCGGGTTGAGGTCACCTCGATGCCGTCCGCCGGCATCGAGCCCCTGGCACCGATCATGCAGCGGTTCGCCGCCGCTCATCCCGACGTCACTGTCAGCGTCAACGCCGCCTTCGTACCGGACGAGGTGATCGACGCGGTGCGTACCGGTGCCGTCGAGATCGGCCTGCTCGGCGCGCCCGACATCGTCCGGGTCGCCGAGCTCGACGTCGTGCCCCTGGAGAACCAGCCACTGATGCTGTTCACCGCTCCCGGTGGCCCTTTCCATGGCCGCGACCACGTCACCGCCGACGATTTCGACGGACACCGGCTCATCGCCTCCCAGCCCGGTTCCCTCATGCGACAGCTCGTCGATCACATCCTGGCGCAGGGAAGTCAGGCCCGGCTCGTCGCCGAGGTCGCCCACCGGACGTCCATCCTTCCCCTCGTCCTCGCCGGGGTGGCCGATGCGATCCTGCCCGCCGCGTGGAAGGATCTCGCGATCAGGGCCGGGGCGGACGTGCTGCCGATCCGCCCCACGGCGTACCTGCGGATCGTCCTGGTCAGTCGCCGCACCCAGCTGACGCCCGCCGCACGGGCATTCATCGACATCGCCCGGAGGTACCGCGACGAGCGGCTCGACCAGCCGGCGGCCTGA
- a CDS encoding ABC transporter ATP-binding protein: MVHPSPLRADPERAVPQPDERPDTLLSVSHASIGYWVNGTFARAVADVSFDVTAGETIMLIGPSGCGKSTLLKTIAGFLELADGTITVAGRRTLAPGPDRAVVFQEFDQLFPWRDVLDNVAYPLRRNGRKRSDADQQARRYLEMMGLSRALDRHPHQLSGGMKQRVAIARAFALEPVMLLMDEPFGALDALTRARLQAELNAIAKRTGVTILFVTHSIEEAIVLGDRVVVLTDPPSVVRETVQITDEAKVVGSEEYRSVRTHLGSLLHRDGKGADEDVAEFTD; encoded by the coding sequence ATGGTCCATCCGTCCCCGCTGCGCGCCGACCCGGAACGAGCCGTCCCGCAGCCCGACGAACGGCCCGACACGCTGCTCAGCGTGTCCCACGCCTCGATCGGCTACTGGGTCAACGGCACGTTCGCCCGAGCTGTGGCAGACGTGAGCTTCGACGTCACCGCTGGCGAGACGATCATGTTGATCGGCCCGTCCGGATGCGGAAAGTCGACCCTTCTCAAGACCATCGCGGGGTTCCTCGAACTCGCTGACGGCACGATCACCGTGGCCGGTCGACGCACACTCGCCCCCGGGCCGGACCGGGCGGTCGTCTTCCAGGAGTTCGACCAGCTGTTCCCCTGGCGTGACGTACTCGACAACGTCGCATACCCGTTGCGTCGCAACGGTCGTAAGAGGTCCGACGCGGACCAGCAGGCGCGCCGCTACCTCGAGATGATGGGGCTGAGTCGAGCCCTCGACCGCCACCCCCACCAGCTCTCGGGCGGGATGAAGCAGCGGGTGGCGATCGCGCGCGCCTTCGCGCTGGAGCCGGTCATGCTGCTGATGGACGAGCCGTTCGGGGCTCTGGACGCGCTCACCCGGGCCCGCCTGCAGGCCGAGCTCAACGCCATCGCGAAACGAACCGGGGTCACCATCCTGTTCGTCACCCACAGCATCGAGGAGGCAATTGTCCTCGGTGACCGGGTCGTCGTTCTGACCGACCCGCCTTCGGTGGTCCGTGAGACCGTCCAGATCACCGACGAAGCCAAGGTGGTGGGTTCAGAGGAGTACCGCAGCGTACGGACACATCTGGGCAGCCTGCTGCACCGGGACGGGAAGGGGGCTGACGAGGATGTCGCTGAGTTCACCGACTGA
- a CDS encoding ABC transporter permease has protein sequence MSLSSPTEQSTITRTEGDVPAPPSADAAPPRSVRDWRWGAMPVWLRRVLVVVLLLTGWQLYVTISGVNPLLFSSPADVGRALVAGFQNGELLRSTGTTMRVLLLGMLFGSLIAVVLTTLAVWTRFGEDVLVVFSSMLNPLPSIAVLPLAILWFGLSETALVFVVANAVIWPIAINVNTGFRTANRTIIAVGRNIGLKRWRMISEVLFPAALPHTISGVKTAWAFGWRTIVASELVFGVAGGGGGLGYFINNSRYYLDIPDVFAGLVTIAVIGLLIDMVFILIERRTVVRWGMKT, from the coding sequence ATGTCGCTGAGTTCACCGACTGAACAATCGACCATCACCCGTACCGAGGGGGACGTCCCGGCCCCGCCGTCGGCCGACGCCGCCCCGCCGCGCAGTGTCAGGGACTGGCGGTGGGGGGCGATGCCGGTGTGGCTGCGCCGGGTTCTCGTCGTCGTCCTGCTGCTGACCGGGTGGCAGCTCTACGTCACGATATCGGGCGTCAACCCCCTGCTGTTCTCCTCACCCGCAGACGTGGGTCGGGCCCTGGTCGCGGGTTTCCAGAACGGTGAACTGCTGCGATCGACCGGCACCACCATGCGGGTCCTGTTGCTCGGCATGCTGTTCGGCAGCCTCATCGCCGTCGTGCTGACCACACTCGCGGTGTGGACGCGCTTCGGTGAGGACGTACTCGTCGTCTTCTCCTCGATGCTGAACCCACTGCCGTCGATCGCCGTGCTGCCGCTGGCGATCCTGTGGTTCGGGCTCAGTGAGACGGCTCTGGTGTTCGTGGTCGCCAACGCGGTGATCTGGCCGATTGCAATCAATGTCAACACCGGCTTCCGGACGGCGAACCGGACGATTATAGCGGTCGGCCGCAACATCGGGCTCAAGCGCTGGCGCATGATCTCCGAGGTGCTCTTCCCGGCCGCCCTGCCACACACGATCTCGGGAGTCAAGACTGCCTGGGCCTTCGGCTGGCGCACCATCGTCGCCTCCGAACTCGTGTTCGGCGTCGCAGGAGGTGGGGGTGGCCTCGGCTACTTCATCAACAACAGCCGCTACTACCTTGACATCCCCGACGTCTTCGCCGGCCTGGTGACGATCGCGGTCATCGGTCTACTGATCGACATGGTCTTCATCCTGATCGAGCGGCGCACTGTCGTTCGATGGGGAATGAAGACATAG
- a CDS encoding ABC transporter substrate-binding protein, translated as MQASDGMPAKVTIAYQPGLSYAPLILLKQNGTLEKEFPNTTFEWTELSSSAAVQDGMISGDIQVGAGSAAQMILARDKGVDWRYLASLNDAELWLMAKDERLTSLSDFTSSDKIAMPSLTSIQALVLRKGAQDQLGDAEALDTNIVPMSHPDGLQNLVSGQIAAHLTSPPFQFDEQDQGMRVVLKSSDLFGPIMFNGVFMMNEYYEQNTEFSTRLYSILEEQIAALADDPAAAAAELSANSGGKTTPESFEKYLTNPAITYTTEPHGLQDIAGFMEEIGMISETPDSWKDLTFPTVHESAGS; from the coding sequence GTGCAGGCCAGCGACGGTATGCCGGCCAAGGTGACGATTGCGTACCAGCCGGGCCTGTCATACGCTCCGCTCATTCTACTCAAGCAGAACGGCACCCTGGAGAAGGAGTTTCCCAACACGACCTTCGAGTGGACGGAGCTATCGTCGAGCGCGGCAGTGCAGGACGGCATGATTTCAGGCGACATCCAGGTCGGCGCCGGAAGCGCGGCACAGATGATTCTGGCCCGGGACAAGGGGGTCGACTGGCGGTACCTGGCCTCGCTCAACGACGCGGAACTTTGGCTGATGGCCAAGGACGAACGGCTCACGTCGCTCAGTGATTTCACGTCCTCCGACAAGATCGCGATGCCCTCGCTGACGTCGATTCAGGCGTTGGTCCTTCGAAAGGGAGCCCAGGACCAGCTCGGCGACGCCGAAGCGCTCGACACGAACATCGTGCCCATGTCCCATCCGGATGGCTTGCAGAACCTGGTGAGCGGACAGATCGCCGCGCACCTGACCTCACCGCCGTTCCAGTTCGACGAGCAGGATCAGGGCATGCGTGTCGTGCTGAAGAGCAGCGACCTCTTCGGGCCGATCATGTTCAACGGTGTATTCATGATGAACGAGTACTACGAGCAGAACACCGAGTTCTCGACCCGGCTCTACTCGATCCTGGAAGAGCAGATCGCCGCGCTCGCGGACGACCCGGCGGCGGCGGCGGCTGAGCTCTCGGCGAACTCCGGTGGCAAGACCACACCTGAGAGCTTCGAGAAGTACCTCACCAACCCGGCGATCACCTACACCACCGAGCCGCACGGTCTTCAGGACATCGCCGGTTTCATGGAAGAGATCGGAATGATCTCGGAGACACCGGACAGCTGGAAGGACCTCACCTTCCCCACCGTCCACGAGAGCGCCGGCAGCTGA
- a CDS encoding sulfotransferase domain-containing protein, whose product MDSARWGGFPFRDGDIVISTPAKCGTTWTQTICALLIFQTPELPRPLDDITLWPDMKTRSQADVFAFYEAQQHRRIIKTHTPFDGLPIHDGVTYIAVGRDPRDVALSWDAHFQNTDYDVVLKLRDAAVGNDDLTGELTDDAPPQLESEYDRFWAWMEHPDVQIGLPSMLHHMSGFWAERDRSNVLLLHYDELKSDLEGQMRAIAEQLDIEVPEQRWPELVQAATFDSMRNRAKEFAPVLAMWRDPKQFFNRGATGQWRDLLDDGDLRRYEEQVAKLAVPELVDWLHRGPITV is encoded by the coding sequence ATGGACAGCGCCCGTTGGGGGGGATTTCCCTTCCGCGACGGCGACATCGTGATCTCGACACCCGCTAAATGCGGCACGACATGGACCCAGACGATCTGCGCTCTGCTGATCTTCCAGACGCCGGAGCTACCCCGCCCGCTGGACGACATCACCCTCTGGCCCGACATGAAGACGCGCAGCCAGGCCGACGTGTTCGCGTTCTACGAGGCGCAGCAGCACCGACGCATCATCAAGACCCACACCCCGTTCGACGGCCTGCCGATCCACGACGGGGTCACCTACATCGCGGTCGGCCGAGACCCGCGCGACGTCGCTTTGTCCTGGGACGCACACTTCCAGAACACCGACTACGACGTGGTCCTGAAGCTACGCGACGCGGCGGTCGGCAACGACGATCTGACCGGCGAGCTCACCGACGACGCGCCACCGCAGCTGGAATCCGAGTACGACCGGTTCTGGGCCTGGATGGAACACCCCGACGTGCAGATCGGCCTGCCGTCGATGCTGCACCACATGTCAGGTTTCTGGGCGGAGCGTGACCGGTCAAACGTCCTGCTCCTGCACTACGACGAGCTGAAGTCCGACCTTGAGGGCCAGATGCGGGCGATCGCCGAACAGCTCGACATCGAGGTGCCCGAACAGCGCTGGCCGGAGCTGGTGCAGGCGGCCACCTTCGATTCCATGCGCAACCGCGCCAAGGAATTCGCCCCCGTCCTGGCGATGTGGCGGGACCCGAAGCAGTTCTTCAACCGGGGCGCCACCGGCCAGTGGCGTGACCTGCTCGACGACGGCGACCTGCGGCGCTACGAGGAGCAGGTCGCCAAACTCGCCGTACCCGAGCTGGTCGACTGGCTGCACCGCGGCCCGATCACCGTCTGA